The DNA region TTTTacgttacattttatttttgtagtgGAACTTCCCCAGTCTCCAAAAAAAGGGTGTCTCCCTGTAACAGCAGCATTGAACAGAAGCTGTGTTGATTGATACTTGGTTGTCTTTGTTCCTTAACGACTGCCaaccttccttttttttttccccttcagttTTTCTTCAACAAACCTCTCAGAATATTGAACATCCTCATCATCCTGGAAGGAGCGATGATATTCTATCAGCTATATTCACTGATGTGTTCAGAAAAATGGTACCAGACAATATCATTAGCTCTCATACTCTTCAGCAACTACTATGCCTTTTTCAAATTGCTCAGAGACAGAATAGTGCTGGGAAAGGCCTACTCATACTCAGCTTCCTCAGATCACAAAGTCAGTTAGAGGAGGGCTAAGTTATTTCCAGATGAGCATCACGGAAGAGCAAAACGCCTGCATgagagctttttattttttctataaaaatgcattttgtcATTCTGTTTATGTTCTGATCTGccataaaataaaagtaaatatttttgtattcttACACAAGTCTGGATCTCTAATTTCTATTATTTTGATGAGTAAATTcagatatatgtatatatggcgGCATGgaggcgcagcagggagtgtcgcagtcacacagctccagggacctggaggttgtgggttcgattgccgctccgggtgactgtctgtgaggagtgtggtgtgttctctctgtgtctgcgtgggtttcctctgggtgactgtctgtgaggagtgtggtgtgttctccctgtgtctgtgtgggtttcctctgggtgactgtctgtgaggagtgtggtgtgttctccctgtgtctgcgtgggtttcctccaggtgctccagtttcctccaacagtccaaaaatacatgttggtggattggcgacttaaaagtgtccataggtgtgagcgaatgtgtgtgagtgtgtgttgccctgtaaaggactggggccccctccagggtgtattcccgccttgcgctgccaatgattccaggtaggctctggactcagaTATATTTACCCTGAGAATATATGGGAAGAAAATTACAACATTGGGTTCCCTGGTCAGTGTTTTGCGTTCCACACTTGGTTTATCCTGCTGTAATTAAAAAGCACAGGGATCATACACAAAGATGTCTGTAGGCACAACTACATTGCAATGTACAGTAGAACCTGTGTGGatacaaatgtttttatttgtcttCTCAGGACTCAGGATCTCTGTAGTAACTACTAACTGTAATTATACAGTTTTTACCCACAGAACGCAAGCATATACATTGCAAATAATCGCTGTCCAATGGAAACATAATTTAAATACATTGTTTAAACTATGTATTGCAGAATGtataatgaaaagaaaaattgcAGAGTAAAAGCTGTGGAATGTTTACAGACGGTTTTAGTAAAAGAAATGTATAGGTACGTCACTCCATGCTGCCTCCCTGTAGTAAAACCATCAATGTACATATTGAAAGTGTAATATTTGCCATATCTTACGGCTAATGGTTGTGCTTTTGAACATGTACTACTactgattttaataataaaaacgcACACCACGATTCAGAATGGCACCAAGTGGAAAAGATAATGATCAAAAATTCTTTACATACATTACAACATTTGGCTGATGCTTAATTCAAGAGTAATTTACAACCTGTTAGAGCTTTTGACTATAGCATTAAGGACTTCTTCAAGATCTTCAAGACGTTCTGATAACATTTCAGGCACAGGGCAGGAACCAAAGGTCAGTCTGATATGTGAAGATCAGttggaacaaaaaaaacaggaacCATTTCTCATGCCGAGAAATCAATCCGGTTTTCCTACCATAGAAATGGTGCTACActacagatttaaaaaagtCATTTTCAAGTGGACTGATCGTCAGTTTTGTTTTATCGTATAATCTATAATCTAAAATTGTACCTTGGGTCCCCTTTTACCTTCTCATTGGCCAACTCCAGTTGGTTTGGTACcacaaaataaagatgcaaaaatatttatttttaatgcagtgcctgATTAAATTGAATTCAGAAGatcacattcatttatttcatagAATAATGAAGCTATGACCAAATAAATAGATGTGACAtcatttcaaatgtttgtacttgcacttcattcatttattcattcattcattatctgtaaccgcttatccaattcagggtcggggtTGTACTTACTAttattgattttaaataatgtaatcaATTGATTTTGAACATGATTTCTAGAGGTCACCGCCTTCGGAACAGAAGAGAGGAGCTGTTGGTTATGTCAGGTTTGATTCATTATACCGAACCGATTCTTTCCAACTACATAACTCTGCAGGCCGGAGACCAGCAAGTGGGCGAGACATACAGGCCGGAGAGTAGCATGTGGGCGGGGTATATACCGGAAGTGGGAGGCTATGGTTAGGTGACTTGGAGgtgcctccggcctgcagaaaTACCCTTCTCATTCTTTcagattgtttatttttaagactCGAATTTCTGATTCAGTTTCAATGGATTGAGCCGACTCAATTGAAAAGTTTATTCAGTTCTTAAATAATATGCAGATATAAGAGTTAATcccaatgtttaaaaaaatacaggaaTCTCCATTGCCTTAAGTATTCCTGTTATTAAACTGTGTGCCTTTATATGTGCACAACTGTAACTGACTTAATTTTCCTCAGTCTCATTAACTCAAATTGATTACACTGAAGATGGATGTGGgttaaaaatctgaaaggctgaTTCAACATGAAGCTACAAATAGTGAAAAGAGTCGGTTCACACGAATGATTCATTTAATGCTTCGGACACGCTGCTGTAAACAGGACTCTGTCTCTTTAAATGCTAATCTGGAAATGGCgacatggattttttttattattcgcGGTCATGGAGAGTCCGCATAGAGAGGGACAGTTTAAATCAACATAACGTTCAGACAAAACGGGAAGCAGAAATTTTACAATGGACAGACAGGTACTGTTTATAACGCTGAGTCCAGTCCTGACGTCGTTTTTCTAAACAGAAGGGCAGCAGCTGGTGAGTGAAGCGCTTTATCTGAGGCTTGGGGCAAATCTCCATCACTGTCGGCGTAGTCGCTCATAATGAATTAGTCTTTCGCAGTAATCTTAAAAGTAAATGTCTCTTTATTAACCTTTGTATTGTAAGAAAGAGCCGGTAATCGATAGCTCACCATGGGATGCTTATATTATAAGGGCAATTACACCTAATTTTTGAAATTTGTTGCGTAAGTCTGCATGAGAAAACACATTAATGCAAAGTAGTTTCATTGGAGATAAACCTATGGCTCAGTTTTCTTTACATGGCTGGTGATGATGAGCAGGAGTAATgctgtgaaatatttttattttctattcaaACACCAGAGAACCTACACAGTTTTTCTCATTTCTATTAAGTGTGTGATCTGTGTATTGATCATTTatgcagtatttatttatagttttgtGAAAGCTGTAAGAAAACCTGTAGAAAAGAGttcttaaaatgttaatttggTCTCTCTAGTCCCTATTTAGTACATTATGACTTTCATGAAAAATCAGGTCAAGTCAAAAATCAGGACACACTTTAATAGTCCAATAATTTTTATCCACATTACGTTCAGTTTCAGAGATTAATTCAAAGCCTATGTTTGTCCAGCTTCACTCATTTATTCCTCCTGCAGTGCACAGTTTTTTCCTACTTCAGCACAGCATTCTGAGCTCTAGAAGGTCTTCATTAACTAACACTGTGAACAAAGGACAAgaaaacacagtttaaacaaTAAACCCACTGAATTCTTTCCATGAAATTCTGGCACATTTCTTGAGATGTTGTGGCTTGATTTCAAATGATGTCATTGGCATTTGCAGCATTTAAAAATGGATGGAATGTCCCTTTAAGCTGAAGATGCAAAACCGTACTCTTTGGTATTACACATAGTTTACACCCCATGGTAATAAACATAAGtaatcattttatttgttttgctgtttgtgATCGAAAACACAACACTTTTTGTCTTTGTAGCTTTTGCTACTTTTGTTTCTCTCTTCAGGTTATTTTTGGGAAGGTGTAATTTTGCAGGAGTAAAAGTATTTACATTGCGATTAATACAAATCTATCTTATTTTTCTTGAACTAGTTTCACATAATCTCTCCATTTGAGATTAAAATTTAACCCATGTAGAAGACCCTTgttattttacagtattttttattaatctGTACTACATCATCTGTCTGTGACcactgagtgtggtgtgttctccctgtgtctgcgtgggtttcctctgggtgactgtctgtgaagagttggtgtgttctccctgtgtctgtgtgggtttcctccgggtgctccggtttcctcccacggtccaataatacacattggtaggtggattggcgactccaaagtgtccgcgtgtgtgagtgtgtgtgtgtgttgccctgtgaagaactggcgccccctccagggtgtattcccgccttgcacccaatgattccaggtaggccctggacccaccgcgaccctgaactggataagcgcttacagataatgaatgaatgtactgcaTCATGAGATAAGCCAAATTacatataataattaaatttttatttttatttagacaTATTATTTCTATGTTTTGTTGCTCTCTACTTCTTAATTCCTGTTAGTAGCAGCTATATATTATTTTGGAAATGACTTAAAAATAAGTCTGGATATGAGAAATTACAGTGTAGGAAAGTTCAGCCATGAGGACAATGCAGCATTAGAGCCTCAACCATTTGAAGTACTTCTTTTGAGAGGATAACTATTTATAGTGGAATGGTATCAGATACTCTATACTCTCAAAGGGATCTGAGGcttctaaaaatattttacactgggAGTGTGATAGCTCTGTTTACTCTCTTTCCTGCAGGGGTATAAATCCCCCAAGTAccggactgtggagcagtggaaatgtgttttctaaAGCCCTGGttaacacctttgggatgagttggagttggATCCTGAAAAACCTTTCTAATGCTCATACTTGCTGGCTACATTAGCAAGCAAATAACTAAATTATGTATACTTAATGCAAATACATGCATTGTATCTACACTGATGCTGTACTTGACTCATCTTCTTTCTAGGTGTGAACACATAGATATAAACAATGACTAGCCATTGGCTGATATTACAGGTAACAGCACCGGCCCTGTTCTGGCAATGTCTGAGCTCAAGGGTATTATGCACCCTAACCTGTTTGTACTAGCTTAGATACAgtctctgaatgaacacaaagcacttttgtaagtcactctggataagagtgtctgctaaatgccataaatgtaaaggTTAACATGAGACAtctaacatatataaaatattttgaggGTAAAAGGTTTGCTGTAAATTTGATTAACCTGTAAATGACCATGTTTTCCACTGAGGCTGATGTAAATATCAGAGCCCAGTCTCTGCTTCTGGATGAAATCTAGTTAAAAGTTTGAAAATTGGATTTCATGCCTTATGTAAAAGGAAGGAGAGTTCCGGTTGTGTACGTGTTGGTGTTGATCAATAGTAAACAGAGACTGATGTAATATTACTAAGCCCCTGTGGGAGTGCTGTGCTATTAAATGTAAATGGGTCCTTTCTAAGAGCAGCTTCTCTAAATGGAGAGAAATGATATATGTGAAAGTCTGCCTCTGTCCAGAAAGTTTTAATCATGTTCTCAGTGACTGCCAGTAATATTCTATATTCTTTGATGATATTTACATGCATTATGGTTCCACttaaaatacaatattaaatatcaaaaGATGAGCACATATAAAAggatatatatacaggggttggacaatgaaactgaaacacctgtcattgtagtgtgggaggtttcatggctaaattggagcagcctggttgctaatcttcattaactgcacattgcaccagtaagagcagagtgtgaagggttaattagcagagggtaagagcacagttttgctcaaaatattgcaatgcacacagcattatgggtgacacaccagagttcaaaagaggacaaactgtcttgctggcgcatctgtgatgtatcaagagccacggtatccagggtaatgtcagcataccaccaagaagggtGGATCATtgacggtttgggctgccatattattgcattcccttggcccaatacttgtgctagatgggcgcgtcactgccaaggacttccgaaccattctggaggaccatgtgcatccaatggttcaaacattgtgtcctgaaggcggtgccgtgtatcaggacgacaatgcaccaatacacacagcaagactggtgaaagactggtttgatgaacatgaaagtgaagttgaacatctcccatggcctgcacagtcaccagatctaaatattattgatccactttggtgtgttttggaggagcgagtcaggacacgttttcctccaccagcatcacgtagagacctggccactatcctgcaagaagaatggcttcaaatccctctgaccatggtgcaggacttgtgtatgtcattcccaagacgaactgacgctgtatcggccgcaaaaggaggccctacacggtagtaataaattattgtggtctaaaaccaggtgtttcagtttcattgtccaacccctgtatgtatgtatgtatatgtgtgtgtgggtgtatgtatgtgtgtgtgtgcctcattTTCTTTAATCTCTAATTTTAAGAAAACTTGTACTTAAGAATACTGTTGATGTGCCTAATTAAAAGAAGTGGGAGAAATAGTGAGTTTTATAGTTTTTCCTTGTGGCAGAGGATCTTTAGTGGACAACCTGCCTGCAATCAAGACACTGAACGCCACTGAAAAACACAGTCAGTCCAATGGAGGATAAAAGGAAGAAGAGAAGTCCGAAAGTCTCGCTTCCTCAGCCGCCACCTCCACCGGTGAATCCCCGCAAACTGTCGGTCCTCCCGGCCAGCAAGAGTGCCACATTCTCCCTGGGCCTTCCCCAGCCACCCTCCCCTAAAAACAGGGGCAAGTACAAGAGGTCTGTGGGGGCCATGGGAGCACCCAAAGAGGTCCTGACTGTCCCAGTGGTCCCTCCAAAAGCAACCAGGTGTGTATGAATAGACTTGATACTGGGTCTTTTCCCTGGAGGAAGGGAATATAAGTCATTTTTCTTAAGAATATAAATCTGTAAGATAGAATGCACAAATAAGTTCAAATAAGGCTGAGCCAGAGCTTCCTGCATTTCATAATAAATCAATGAACATACACTGGTATAGTAATTGAAGGACCTGTAGTGCATCTAAAGTAACATATTGTCACtcttaaaacatgtatcttaatttgttttaaacgAGAAGGTAAAAAAAGTCTTATTCTCtaatgtaaattaatgtaaacacattttattcctAGTTATTTGAAACCATTtatacacactcagaaaaaatgTAGAGGTATGTTATTGGtcacaaacagtgtaaatgtaccttgaaagctacaacagtggtgttaaagtcaagttttgttttctaaaggtacattacattctcttctccagaaggagaggtgaatatttgtgatCTTTCATGACCGTGAACATGATATAAgtccgggtaggctcctgacccactgctgaactgaataaacaattgtagacaatgactgaatgaatgatgaattataatacaattataatagaataaggcaCAGTCTTTGTACCCTTGAGGGcagcaccacagtgacagtttttctgacagtgtacgtAGTATAAATCACATATAACTCTGTATACCAACACTCCACCCCATGCTGTCAGCTTCAGGTTTTCTACAACTTCAATAAACTGTTCCAGGGAGCTTGATTCTTGAAGTATATTTCCTGCCAATCTGGAGGATTAGGATGAAAATTGAGTTAAAACAAACTTTTCTAAGTGGcttttgtgtgggtgtgtgttattgtgggtgtgtttgtaaCAGCAGGTCCCACAGAGAGAAGCCGAAAGCCCCCCAGCCAGCTGGACCCAGCCGTGTGTCTCAGTCCTCTTCTCCCCTCCAGCATTCCTTCCTCACGGATGTGTCTGAcgtgagagagatggagggtgggCTCCTCAATCTGCTCAATGACTTCCACTCTGGAAAACTGCAGGCTTTTGGTAAGACCACCAACGTTGTATATGTTTCCTAAAAAATATAATCCATTGAGTTTGTGTGATTCAAATCTGCACGTGAATGAAATTGTTGGATGGAGATTTATAGATGTTTATGTCACTTGTTACACAAGAGTCTTCTGGTAAATTGTGTGGGTTGAAACCTACATATTTAATTCAAGCGTAATCAGTtatcttttatatttaaaaaatcgtTTCTCCAAGTCTACAACTAACCATTACCACTTGTGTGCAAATATGATCACATTTCTTGCACTGGAGCTATCGATATAATGTAGCTTATACCTCACAAGGCAAGAACAATTTGACTTATGCTACGTGTCCACTTGCAATTTTCCCATTGCATTTTCCATATTGGAGCTCTCTGCTAAGTGTAGGAGTGCCTGTCTATGGCATATCTgtatgtaaataatataatgCATTCTGTATGGTGCTTTTGCATTATGCACCAACCTGCTCTTGCCTGATTGGGTAGCTGCAGCATAGTGGTCCTCCTCATACAGAAGCTCTCTCCATTAAAATGAACTGGATGTGGTAATGTAAATAAGCAATTGGCTACTAGTGCTGTAAACATTCTATGTAGCTTTGATTGCTCTTGGGGCTGGGGAAATGAGTATAAATGTTCTTAGTGTTTGAACTCTCCTCTTTAGGTAAGGTATGTTCATTCGAGCAGTTGGAGCATGTGAGAGAGATGCAGGAGAAACTGGCTCGGCTGCACTTCAGTTTGGACAGCCATGTAGAGGAGCTTTCAGAGGACCAGAAGAAAAGTGCTTCAGACCGCAACCTGGAACACCTGCTCAGCaatgtaatacacacacacacacacacacacaaatacggTACATACAAAGTCTATTTATAagtttattttaagtttttcagTAAGGTCATCTTGACCACTCTTGACCACTTGTATCATCATCATTTCAAATCCAGAGCATTGTCTTCTTTCAGTAGCAGTATGGACCTCAAAAACCATTAGATTTGTTCAGATCTGAACTGAGAGACAGCAGAAGAGTAATTTGAGCACTGAAATAATGGGGATATTTGACTGCCTTTACAACAATCTGCAGGAACACTACCTTTTATTAGAACAAGTAAAATATGTTGAAAATAAAGTTAAGTTTGTGTTAGTTCAACTGCAGCAGCATTCAGCAGCATACAGAGGCACAAGGAAACACACCCCAAAGTAAGGAAAACAAAATTTAGTGTGTATTTTGGACTCTTGCAGCATGAATGAGTGTGAAAGGCATTGGAGCTAATTAAAGACAGACATAACAGATGCTTGGTCTCTACAGCAACTACAGAATAAAAGAAGGTTTTAGACTTTCTGGTGTTTCCTTGTTTAGTACGGAAGGTACCCATAGAACAGACTCCTGAGACCCAAGATGTTTTGCTACTATATGTAAATAAAGGCTTGTGAATAGTAAGTCATTATTTCaggatacatttaaaatatagttAAAATATAGTTTCAAGATTTGACCAAGTTCAACCCAATAATACGAGACAAATCCATGTCAgtttaatatgttttatataaattattttagtaTGTAAAGGTTTTATGTCTCTTAAAGAGCCTTCTATATGATAGgacatctgaattaaaaaattaCTTTAACAGACACAATCTGGTAAAATCTGAACAAATAGACTTCATAGGCATTGTATGGTTGTTATTCTGTCAGGGTGCAAGTTCAAGCAATTTAACTTTCCATTATTGCTTCCGTTATTTGCCATAATGTAatttttatagcactttcaCCTTCAGTGGCTGTTATTAATGATGCAATGTTCTCTCTCCTCACAGCTGGAAGAGCTCAGCAGCTCCATGTATCCTTTCTAGATGAGTAATCACTACATTTAACCACATATGTTTTCTGTCAGTGCACAATCTTTACATCAGCAGTGGCATAAACTCAGATTCAGAGGAGAAAATGGACAGAAAAATTCGTATAAAAGTTCAGTTTTGTAAGGAAGAGGATTAAAGTAAAAAAGGATATTCTGGACATGCTTCAAATGAATTAAAAGTACATTGTACACTGCTatatgttacacttatatagaaAAGCTTAATCactttgaaatatattgtttagtGCTTTTTCCAAAGCAGTCACAAATGTTAGCCTGAATGTCAAAGTAAGGTATTGAACACCATTATATGAGACCATAATATTATCCCTGATATATTATCTATGCTTTC from Hoplias malabaricus isolate fHopMal1 chromosome 8, fHopMal1.hap1, whole genome shotgun sequence includes:
- the ccdc28b gene encoding coiled-coil domain-containing protein 28B isoform X2, translated to MEDKRKKRSPKVSLPQPPPPPVNPRKLSVLPASKSATFSLGLPQPPSPKNRGKYKRSVGAMGAPKEVLTVPVVPPKATRSHREKPKAPQPAGPSRVSQSSSPLQHSFLTDVSDVREMEGGLLNLLNDFHSGKLQAFGKVCSFEQLEHVREMQEKLARLHFSLDSHVEELSEDQKKSASDRNLEHLLSNLEELSSSIQKLHLAENQDLPKTSGP
- the ccdc28b gene encoding coiled-coil domain-containing protein 28B isoform X1, which translates into the protein MEDKRKKRSPKVSLPQPPPPPVNPRKLSVLPASKSATFSLGLPQPPSPKNRGKYKRSVGAMGAPKEVLTVPVVPPKATSRSHREKPKAPQPAGPSRVSQSSSPLQHSFLTDVSDVREMEGGLLNLLNDFHSGKLQAFGKVCSFEQLEHVREMQEKLARLHFSLDSHVEELSEDQKKSASDRNLEHLLSNLEELSSSIQKLHLAENQDLPKTSGP